One genomic segment of Desulforamulus reducens MI-1 includes these proteins:
- the glmM gene encoding phosphoglucosamine mutase: protein MAKLFGTDGVRGVANTELTAELAFRLGRAGAHVLTRQGHSKKIIIGRDTRISGDMLEAALVAGICSVGVDVYKIGVLPTPGIAYLTRKLGAGAGVVISASHNPVQDNGIKFFGPSGYKLPDELESQIEKLALDDQAELPRPTGGELGRLYYVEDAVDQYVDFAKATISTDLKGLKIVVDCANGAAYAVAPRILSELGAEVIPIFHRPDGVNINAHCGSTHPETLMEEVVKQGADLGLAHDGDADRVLAVDHLGNLVDGDQIMVLCAKHLKSKGKLRKNTTVVTVMSNLGLYKALERSGIEVVETKVGDRYVLEKLLETGARFGGEQSGHIIFLQHNTTGDGIITALQLLAVVKETGMSLAQLAGQMERYPQILKNVQVKDKNYVMNSPIISEAIRRFERDLAGQGRILVRPSGTEPLVRIMVEGKDMAELQSIVDKMAEIVGNI, encoded by the coding sequence ATGGCTAAACTATTCGGTACCGATGGGGTACGTGGGGTTGCCAACACAGAACTTACAGCTGAGCTTGCCTTTCGATTGGGGCGGGCCGGGGCCCATGTACTGACCCGACAAGGACATTCTAAAAAAATTATCATAGGACGGGATACTAGGATCTCCGGCGACATGCTGGAGGCAGCCCTGGTGGCCGGGATTTGTTCAGTGGGCGTTGATGTATATAAAATTGGTGTTTTACCTACTCCCGGCATTGCCTATTTAACAAGGAAATTAGGGGCGGGTGCCGGGGTAGTTATCTCTGCATCCCATAATCCAGTACAAGACAACGGCATCAAGTTCTTTGGACCCAGTGGCTACAAGCTGCCCGATGAACTGGAAAGTCAAATTGAAAAGCTGGCCCTGGATGATCAAGCAGAACTGCCCCGGCCCACCGGCGGCGAGCTTGGCAGGCTGTACTATGTGGAAGATGCTGTGGATCAATATGTTGACTTTGCTAAAGCGACTATTTCCACTGATCTCAAGGGTTTAAAGATTGTGGTGGACTGTGCCAATGGAGCTGCCTACGCAGTGGCACCGAGAATTTTATCCGAACTGGGAGCAGAGGTGATTCCCATTTTCCACCGTCCCGACGGTGTGAATATCAATGCCCATTGTGGTTCTACCCATCCCGAAACCCTGATGGAAGAGGTTGTTAAACAAGGGGCGGATCTGGGTCTGGCCCATGATGGAGATGCGGATAGAGTGCTGGCTGTGGATCACCTAGGTAACCTGGTGGATGGGGACCAGATCATGGTCCTGTGTGCCAAACATCTAAAGTCCAAGGGTAAACTCCGTAAGAATACCACGGTGGTTACCGTTATGAGTAACCTGGGTCTATATAAAGCCCTGGAAAGAAGCGGCATTGAAGTGGTGGAAACCAAAGTAGGGGACCGCTATGTGCTGGAAAAATTATTAGAAACTGGTGCCCGCTTTGGTGGGGAACAGTCCGGCCACATTATTTTTCTGCAACACAATACCACCGGAGATGGTATAATTACAGCATTGCAGCTATTGGCTGTGGTTAAAGAAACTGGTATGTCCCTAGCCCAACTGGCGGGTCAAATGGAAAGATACCCTCAGATTCTAAAAAATGTGCAAGTAAAAGATAAGAACTACGTTATGAACAGTCCCATTATCTCAGAAGCCATCCGTCGTTTTGAGCGGGATTTGGCCGGTCAAGGACGTATCCTAGTCCGACCCTCGGGCACGGAACCCTTGGTACGGATTATGGTGGAAGGCAAGGATATGGCTGAACTGCAGAGTATTGTAGACAAAATGGCTGAAATTGTGGGCAACATTTAA
- a CDS encoding IS1380-like element ISDre2 family transposase gives MMVSQFITTNQLETLTRQQRRDLERKYQKKLHSLQRLTSKSDLPISFDNTSVTAYGNFGILEAFKQAIDFKGMLKGVSLKRHHNCKYSDTGLLDTIIDALSLGLLRFSHMNALQTDPGYQKIKEVTQVPDESTLRNFLSLICEQEALNQLPLVNQEMLSLKAKSDQPREVWLDINDSVLTVFGKQEGSKVGYNPRYHGRPSYKVKVAFISGTCELVNAGLYSGNVASNGQFMEFLKETLEILAAQNILVKGIRIDKGFFDEDNFAYLEEQGIEYICKAKLTSNMRKVIKYLDDQNQWQSLSNHYAAAEITIPLPKWSKARRFVFIRETQEPKACGDQLNFDLKTFDYQVIITSSDEHNPEEVWHEYNKRCNIENKIDELKVGLGFEKMSQAEMDRNKAFMWLKVLSYNLLNWFRLALLDGKDSRAEVPTIRRKILNVPGNIVGNNRYRHIKLAPNPWLQKALKNAKEKLQEFLCIQAWVAVSSG, from the coding sequence ATGATGGTATCACAATTTATTACCACAAATCAACTTGAAACTTTGACCCGTCAACAACGACGTGATTTGGAACGTAAATATCAGAAGAAATTACATTCTCTTCAACGCCTGACTAGCAAAAGTGATCTTCCGATTAGCTTTGACAATACTTCTGTAACTGCTTATGGAAATTTTGGCATACTAGAGGCGTTTAAGCAAGCCATTGATTTCAAGGGTATGCTTAAAGGGGTTTCCCTTAAGCGACATCATAACTGTAAATACTCTGATACAGGGTTGTTAGATACAATCATTGATGCCCTTTCCTTGGGATTATTACGGTTTTCTCATATGAATGCTCTGCAAACTGACCCTGGATACCAGAAAATTAAAGAAGTAACACAAGTGCCTGACGAAAGCACTTTGCGGAACTTTCTATCTCTTATCTGTGAGCAGGAGGCATTAAACCAATTGCCTCTGGTGAATCAGGAAATGCTGTCCTTAAAGGCCAAATCCGATCAGCCCCGTGAAGTCTGGCTAGATATTAATGACAGTGTCCTCACTGTTTTTGGGAAACAGGAAGGATCAAAAGTCGGTTACAATCCTCGGTACCACGGGAGGCCTTCCTACAAGGTAAAGGTAGCATTTATCTCTGGAACTTGCGAACTAGTCAATGCCGGGTTATATAGTGGGAACGTCGCCAGCAATGGCCAATTTATGGAATTCCTTAAAGAGACATTAGAGATCTTAGCTGCCCAGAATATCCTCGTAAAAGGTATCCGCATAGATAAAGGTTTCTTTGATGAGGATAACTTTGCCTACCTGGAAGAACAGGGCATCGAGTATATTTGTAAGGCTAAACTCACCAGTAATATGAGAAAGGTCATTAAATACCTTGATGACCAGAACCAGTGGCAGTCTTTGAGCAACCATTATGCTGCAGCAGAAATCACCATTCCATTACCTAAATGGTCCAAAGCCCGCAGGTTTGTATTTATCCGTGAAACTCAAGAACCTAAGGCATGCGGCGATCAACTTAACTTTGACCTGAAGACATTCGACTACCAGGTGATAATTACTTCTAGTGACGAGCACAACCCAGAGGAGGTATGGCACGAATACAATAAGCGTTGCAATATCGAAAACAAAATTGATGAACTCAAGGTTGGCTTAGGCTTTGAAAAAATGAGCCAAGCAGAGATGGATCGAAACAAAGCCTTTATGTGGCTCAAAGTATTATCGTATAACCTTCTCAACTGGTTTCGCTTGGCCTTATTGGATGGCAAAGACAGCCGTGCTGAAGTGCCCACTATCCGCCGTAAAATACTGAATGTACCTGGGAACATTGTAGGCAACAACCGTTACCGCCATATAAAGTTAGCCCCTAATCCCTGGCTGCAAAAGGCATTGAAGAATGCTAAGGAAAAATTACAAGAATTCCTTTGCATACAGGCATGGGTTGCCGTAAGTTCAGGTTAA
- the glmS gene encoding glutamine--fructose-6-phosphate transaminase (isomerizing): MCGVVGYVGNKPATPIIVDGLKKLEYRGYDSSGVAVLDKDGLKVEKKMGRLAELEKALAGREVEATIGIGHTRWATHGRPSDVNAHPHTSNDGKIAVVHNGIIENYLQLREWLSSQGHTFKSETDTEVIPHLIEHFYKGDLIEAVQKTVSHLEGSYAIMAISVDQPGRIVAVRQDMPLVVGLGEGENLLASDIPALLKHTRKCYLLNDGDVVDLRAEEVIIQDVTGKVVQKDIFEVTWDAEEAEKGGYEHFMLKEINEQPRALRDTLKGRISHAGDKVILDEIKMTPEEVQNIKRVIITACGTAYHAGLVGKYVIEQLVRVPVEVDIASEFRYRDPLVDKDTLVVVVSQSGETADTLAALREARRRGARVVAITNVIASSVAREADDIIYTWAGPEISVASTKAYTTQLVAMYLLALYLAQERNTLAAGNIKEILDDLKSIYAKAQEVLDDIEPIKEFAEKYHKAEDTFFIGRGLDYAVALEGSLKLKEISYIHAEAYAAGELKHGTLALIVENIPVIALATQQSLFEKMVSNIKEVKARDASVIALAMEGHTEVEKVADQVLYIPKTHPVLAPIITVIPLQLLAYYMAVYRGCDVDKPRNLAKSVTVE, encoded by the coding sequence ATGTGTGGTGTAGTCGGCTATGTAGGAAACAAACCTGCAACACCTATTATTGTGGATGGTTTAAAGAAACTTGAATATAGAGGTTACGATTCTTCCGGTGTGGCTGTTCTGGATAAGGACGGCCTAAAGGTCGAGAAAAAAATGGGCCGTTTAGCTGAATTGGAAAAGGCCCTGGCAGGCAGAGAAGTGGAAGCTACCATTGGCATTGGCCATACTCGCTGGGCCACCCACGGTCGCCCCAGCGATGTAAATGCACACCCCCATACCTCCAATGACGGTAAAATTGCGGTGGTTCACAATGGGATTATAGAAAACTACCTGCAATTACGGGAATGGCTATCTTCCCAGGGCCATACCTTTAAATCCGAAACCGATACCGAAGTAATCCCCCATCTGATCGAACATTTCTATAAAGGGGATCTCATTGAAGCTGTACAAAAAACTGTGTCCCATTTGGAAGGTTCCTATGCCATCATGGCTATCTCTGTGGATCAACCCGGACGTATTGTGGCAGTGCGCCAGGATATGCCTCTGGTTGTTGGTCTGGGTGAAGGTGAAAACCTGCTGGCTTCCGACATCCCGGCCCTGCTAAAGCACACCCGGAAGTGCTATCTGCTCAATGACGGTGACGTGGTTGATTTACGGGCAGAAGAAGTAATTATTCAGGATGTTACGGGTAAAGTTGTGCAAAAGGATATCTTCGAAGTGACCTGGGATGCCGAAGAGGCCGAAAAGGGCGGCTATGAGCATTTCATGCTGAAAGAAATTAACGAGCAGCCCAGAGCCCTGCGGGATACTCTGAAGGGCCGTATCTCCCATGCTGGAGATAAAGTAATCCTGGATGAAATCAAGATGACCCCGGAGGAAGTTCAAAATATCAAACGAGTTATTATCACCGCCTGCGGTACGGCCTACCATGCAGGGCTGGTGGGCAAATACGTAATCGAACAACTGGTACGGGTTCCAGTTGAAGTGGATATTGCTTCGGAATTCCGCTACCGTGATCCCCTAGTGGATAAAGACACCTTGGTTGTGGTAGTAAGTCAATCCGGGGAAACTGCCGATACCCTGGCAGCCCTCCGGGAAGCCCGCCGCCGGGGGGCCAGAGTGGTGGCCATTACCAACGTCATTGCCAGCTCCGTTGCCCGGGAAGCAGACGATATTATCTACACTTGGGCCGGCCCTGAAATTTCCGTGGCCTCCACCAAGGCCTATACCACCCAGTTGGTAGCCATGTACCTCTTGGCCCTATACCTGGCCCAGGAGCGTAATACTCTGGCAGCCGGCAATATTAAAGAAATTCTGGATGACCTAAAAAGTATTTACGCCAAGGCCCAAGAAGTACTGGATGATATTGAACCCATTAAGGAATTTGCCGAAAAATACCACAAGGCAGAGGATACCTTCTTCATTGGCCGTGGCCTGGACTACGCCGTAGCTTTGGAAGGGTCCCTAAAACTGAAGGAAATCTCCTACATCCATGCCGAAGCCTACGCTGCCGGTGAACTGAAACACGGCACCCTGGCCCTGATTGTGGAGAATATCCCAGTGATTGCTCTGGCCACCCAGCAAAGCCTCTTTGAAAAAATGGTTAGTAACATCAAAGAAGTGAAGGCCAGAGATGCCTCTGTAATTGCCCTGGCCATGGAAGGACATACCGAAGTGGAAAAGGTAGCTGACCAAGTACTGTACATTCCCAAGACCCACCCGGTACTGGCACCCATTATCACCGTAATTCCACTGCAACTGTTGGCCTACTACATGGCTGTATACCGCGGTTGTGACGTTGATAAGCCAAGAAATTTGGCGAAGAGTGTAACTGTGGAGTAG